A single window of Dendropsophus ebraccatus isolate aDenEbr1 chromosome 5, aDenEbr1.pat, whole genome shotgun sequence DNA harbors:
- the SLC30A2 gene encoding proton-coupled zinc antiporter SLC30A2 isoform X1, whose protein sequence is MDSEEKLQLLKGEKRSYSGVLGKDFHNQVFTYVSDLNAVELGHQGNNHCHSNRAQDGWHNTEKERARRKLYVASCVCLLFMIGEVVGGYIAHSLAIMTDAAHLLTDFASMMISLFALWMASRPATKTMNYGWHRAEILGALLSVLSIWVVTGVLVYLAVERIISGNYEIEGEAMLITSGCAVAVNIIMGVILHQTGHGHSHGAGDTHGHSHSNGAGDNHSQSNPSVRAAFIHVVGDLLQSLGVLVAAFVIYFKPEYKIIDPICTFLFSVLVLGTTLTILRDVLLVLMEGTPKGVDFNMVKDTLLSINGVKALHSLHIWALTVSQPVLSVHIAINEDADSQMVLKEASARLQSKFHFHTTTIQIENYSEDMRDCQECQDPTD, encoded by the exons ATCCTACTCTGGAGTCTTAGGCAAAGACTTCCACAACCAAGTGTTTACTTATGTGTCCGATCTAAATGCAGTGGAATTAGGCCACCAAGGTAACAACCATTGCCACTCCAACCGAGCACAGGACGGCTGGCACAACACCGAAAAGGAGCGCGCACGGAGAAAGCTCTATGTGGCATCATGTGTCTGTCTTCTGTTCATGATTGGAGAGGTGGTAG GTGGCTACATTGCACACAGTCTGGCCATCATGACTGATGCCGCCCACCTTCTGACAGATTTTGCCAGCATGATGATAAGTTTATTTGCTCTCTGGATGGCTTCTCGTCCAGCCACAAAAACAATGAATTATGGTTGGCATCGGGCAG AGATCCTGGGCGCCCTTCTATCTGTCCTGTCCATCTGGGTGGTGACCGGAGTCCTGGTCTATTTGGCCGTGGAACGAATCATTTCAGGAAACTATGAGATTGAAGGAGAAGCCATGCTGATCACCTCTGGCTGTGCGGTAGCTGTGAATATTAT AATGGGTGTGATACTTCATCAGACGGGACATGGACACAGTCATGGAGCTGGAGATACTCATGGTCATTCGCACAGTAATGGAGCTGGAGATAATCATTCACAAAGTAACCCGAGTGTTCGTGCCGCCTTCATTCACGTGGTTGGAGATTTGCTACAAAGCTTAGGTGTCCTCGTTGCCGCTTTTGTCATCTATTTCAAG CCAGAATATAAAATAATCGATCCTATCTGCACGTTCCTGTTTTCGGTCCTTGTTCTGGGCACCACGTTGACCATTCTTAGAGATGTTCTGCTTGTACTAATGGAAG GTACTCCTAAGGGTGTCGACTTTAACATGGTCAAGGATACCCTCCTTTCCATAAATGGCGTTAAAGCTCTTCACAGCCTCCATATCTGGGCCCTGACAGTGTCTCAACCTGTTCTGTCCGTTCACATAGCAATAA ATGAAGATGCGGACTCCCAGATGGTGCTGAAGGAGGCCAGCGCTCGGCTACAGAGTAAATTCCACTTCCACACAACTACAATCCAGATAGAAAATTACTCTGAAGATATGAGAGATTGTCAAGAATGTCAGGACCCCACCGACTAA
- the SLC30A2 gene encoding proton-coupled zinc antiporter SLC30A2 isoform X2: protein MDSEEKLQLLKGEKRSYSGVLGKDFHNQVFTYVSDLNAVELGHQGNNHCHSNRAQDGWHNTEKERARRKLYVASCVCLLFMIGEVVEILGALLSVLSIWVVTGVLVYLAVERIISGNYEIEGEAMLITSGCAVAVNIIMGVILHQTGHGHSHGAGDTHGHSHSNGAGDNHSQSNPSVRAAFIHVVGDLLQSLGVLVAAFVIYFKPEYKIIDPICTFLFSVLVLGTTLTILRDVLLVLMEGTPKGVDFNMVKDTLLSINGVKALHSLHIWALTVSQPVLSVHIAINEDADSQMVLKEASARLQSKFHFHTTTIQIENYSEDMRDCQECQDPTD, encoded by the exons ATCCTACTCTGGAGTCTTAGGCAAAGACTTCCACAACCAAGTGTTTACTTATGTGTCCGATCTAAATGCAGTGGAATTAGGCCACCAAGGTAACAACCATTGCCACTCCAACCGAGCACAGGACGGCTGGCACAACACCGAAAAGGAGCGCGCACGGAGAAAGCTCTATGTGGCATCATGTGTCTGTCTTCTGTTCATGATTGGAGAGGTGGTAG AGATCCTGGGCGCCCTTCTATCTGTCCTGTCCATCTGGGTGGTGACCGGAGTCCTGGTCTATTTGGCCGTGGAACGAATCATTTCAGGAAACTATGAGATTGAAGGAGAAGCCATGCTGATCACCTCTGGCTGTGCGGTAGCTGTGAATATTAT AATGGGTGTGATACTTCATCAGACGGGACATGGACACAGTCATGGAGCTGGAGATACTCATGGTCATTCGCACAGTAATGGAGCTGGAGATAATCATTCACAAAGTAACCCGAGTGTTCGTGCCGCCTTCATTCACGTGGTTGGAGATTTGCTACAAAGCTTAGGTGTCCTCGTTGCCGCTTTTGTCATCTATTTCAAG CCAGAATATAAAATAATCGATCCTATCTGCACGTTCCTGTTTTCGGTCCTTGTTCTGGGCACCACGTTGACCATTCTTAGAGATGTTCTGCTTGTACTAATGGAAG GTACTCCTAAGGGTGTCGACTTTAACATGGTCAAGGATACCCTCCTTTCCATAAATGGCGTTAAAGCTCTTCACAGCCTCCATATCTGGGCCCTGACAGTGTCTCAACCTGTTCTGTCCGTTCACATAGCAATAA ATGAAGATGCGGACTCCCAGATGGTGCTGAAGGAGGCCAGCGCTCGGCTACAGAGTAAATTCCACTTCCACACAACTACAATCCAGATAGAAAATTACTCTGAAGATATGAGAGATTGTCAAGAATGTCAGGACCCCACCGACTAA